TTTACGGCGTGTTTGTGATGGTAAGAAATGGCAAAGCAACCAAACGGGTGTCGcactttaccatctaacaggAGAGCAAAGGCATTTTGTTTAACAAAATCACTattcattgtaaaaagtgctgaCCTGCAGTTGTTACCTGGAGGAGCTATTTCTGCTTGATTTAAAACTAAACTTAGTTCTTGCcataaaaaatacacttttatgtTGATTGTTGCATTGAAAATCTTCAGTTGGTTCAACAACTAAAGAGTCAATGTTAAAAGACATTCAGTTCACATAATTTAATTGAGCCAACTGAACATTTTTCAATGCAGCAAGTAAACATAAAATTTAAAGTTTTGATGTCAAAAAAAGGGTCCTCCATTAGATGGTAAAGTGTGACACCTGTTTGGTTGCCTTTACATTTaacaatctatctatctatctatctatctatctatccatttctGATAAACTCATTAACTCAAAAGGATTTCCGAGTTAAtcagtgatgtgtgtgtgtgtgtgtgtgtgcgagtgtgtgtgtgtgtgtctgtgtgtgtgtgtgtgcgagtgagtgtctgagtgagagagagagtgtgtgtatgtgagtgtatgtgtgtctcTTGTCAGTCTTCAGCatgattgtgtttttgtgtaaatcAGTCAATATGAATAATTGATGGTAAAATTATTTTGTCAGATTGATTGAATCTCGTGCGGCCTGCAGTTTCCATGACGATGAGTGTGCACTTCATCTGGTTAAGCTAACAGCTTTAGTGCATGATCTTATTTGGGGGAGCCattagtaaacacacacacactgctgacaTCTGACCTGTAAACACTtcccccaaaacacacacacacacacacaggtgtcaGCTGTCGGCCACAAACGCTTCTGTACTGATTTGATCTGCTAATGTTGTTTTCACTAATCATTGAGTCTGTCACATGTTTCTTAGCAACCAACTAAACTAGCCTTTAAATACTAGATATCATGTTCAGGGTGGGTTGATTTAGTCACACGAAAAATTCTGATACTccttaaaaataatgattaataaacagTATTATTATACATTGATTCTTCTGTACactaatatatttctgtcataatttcctCAAGTTAAACTTATTTTGGCATGTCGTGTTGAAGAGCTGTGAGTAAAATTCAGTGTtacagtaaattacatttttatgattccGTGATTCTGTCCATGTTTTCTGACATCACAGGGCTCTTAGTTCAGCTCGTTTTGGTCCAAACAGCTGGTTTTGGAGATCTAGAGGGTCACGGTGAATTAGACGCAGGACATTACGTTCCTCTTGTTCCCAGAAACCCATTCTTCATTCTCCGCTCATCTGAGTTTAATAAACCTGCACAGGGATAGTTCAAAGTTCCCCTCCTCACGCTCACACAGACGACCCAGAATGCCTTGAGATAATGGAGTAATTGGGAGTATTTATAGAGCTCAGTCTCATCCTAAAAAAGTCACATGATCAAAgactaactgttttatttagttacttatttattttacattttaaattctttgGACTGATTTAACTCTGATTTGATGAAatcatgtgtgtgtttcaggacgCGTCGTGGAGTCTGATGAAGCTGCTGCAGCATCAGGTTGGAGAGCTGAAGGTGGACGCAGACAGCTGCGCAGTCGAGCCTCTTACTGACGCTGGAGACGGTCGACACAGCTCAGGTACGGCCTGCAACAACAACATCATCTACATGATCACACTTCGCTCACTAACGATTGATTGTGATTGGTCACTGGTGTCATTCTGTGATCTAATGGAGCTCAACAGTCAGTTCTGGAAGTTAAagtcccattcattttctccactAAACCATTAAAGACAGACTAACAGAGCGACGGGGTTGATAACGGcatatgcttttgttgaagaTATGGATCAATATCAGTTTTTATGTCCGATTCCGCTGCCTTGATACAGataccaactttttttttttcttgctcacCTTAGAATAGTGTTAATTTTCTcagctattttttattattttattttattattttggtcTTAGTTACATTTTAGTCATGATATAATAATGGTTAAactaataattacaattattttgctTAATCTTGATTAGTGAAcatgattgttttcattttgagaaaTTATTGCACTTTCAACATTAGCACAAATCAAGAGAATGTCGACTGATACACATTTTactcattaaatatatatatatatatatatatatatatatatatttgtgtgtgtattttctaTCAGGTTCTGAACAGACTGAGGGTCCTTGTCTTCTCGGCCCGTCTGACTTCGCCCGCCCCGTCCGGCTCTCTGAGAGACCCAAGTCTGTTGGTAAGAGGACCACCCAAATATCCTCCTTACACCCATCAAACACCCACGTCTGTCTGCCagcactgcacacacacacacacacacttacacacacacacactcacacacaaacgcTTATAGAGATCCAGTTCACTCTTGTGGCCGTACACtccaaaaaatgatgttcttcctcagtgtttctgtcttgttttccagcacaaatatctaaacattcttaaatcaagatacatttactggagaagagaaatgactgaagatattgaGTCTTGTAtcttactttaaataaatataataagtcttaatcaaattttttaaaaacattccaAAGTGTAATATTGACTGTTCAGTGAAATGGTTAAAGCAGAGACTGCAGAAATCACACAGAGTCATGAGACCCTTTAAGCTTCAGTGTGAATATACACGTCTGACACTGAGGAGAAGAAAGACCCGCTCTGTTAGAGAACACACTCTCACTcttacacactcactcacacacacacacacacacacactcactcactcacacacactcgcacacaaacAAAATTCTTTCATTTTCCAAATGTTATCTaacataattataaattattattttaaatgtatcaaatgataaattatcaattttccaaatgttttgcattttccCCTTTTTAAACTTACGCAACTTTTAGATTTTGGTgactacatttttttaaactattgtaaagaaagcttgtttccgccactgaataaaaaataaaaaatgtaattgcgactttttatctcgcaattgtgagaaaaaaagtcacaataatgttttaaattgttttattccgtggcagaaaaaagcttccatatatttgtgtatgagatgtactatataaaataaacttggCTTgacatataaattattttatcaaatgtggtttaatcaacagtttGCAGAACAGTCAAGTGGATCGAAACTCTCAAGCATCTTTATTCATTGATTCGTTGTCTGTTTGCTGTGTTCAATATTATAACGATGCTCCATGTCTCTGTTTGTAGGTGATGTATTTGTTGGTCGTGAGCTGAACGGGTCGGTTCGTGCTCCAGTTCCCCGCTCTCTCTCGGCGCCCCATCCTCCGCTGGAGGGCATCGGTGAAGAGGAGCCGTGGGTGTGGCAGCCCGGAGACGACGCAGATGACGAACCCACTGCGGAGGACTACAGACAGGCGCAGCGTGTGGAGACATACATCCTGGGCCTGATCCAGCGCCGCTCACCTCCCGCCAGACCGAACAAACCTCGCACCAGCCTGGGACCCGAAACCAGAGTAATCAGACAGAGCAGCATCAGCCGCAAAGAGCCGGCGTACGTCCAGTGGGCCGACGACGAGCAGCAGTGCTCCGTCCGCTATCCCAGACCGGTGCTCGCCGGGATTCGCTCCACGTCACTGGATTTTCCTAGCAGCAGCGAGGCCGAATCGCCACAACATGTCTATCAACACGCACACTCTCCGTCCTCTGACGAGCTGGTGAACGCGCAATACATCCCAGCGCAGCCTTGTCGCGCTCAAGCGTACAAAGCTCCGAAAGCCGGACGCTCACCTGAGAGGAAGCCAAGAGCGGCGCTGAAGAAGTGCCGCTTCACGGAGGAAAAGATCGTGCCGAAGAAGCCCGGCCGGAAAGCCTGCCGCGCCCAATCAGAGAACAACCTGCGAGGAGTTTCCGAGCGCAAATACAACACAGCGGAGAGGaatgttacgcccaaaacacgcCGCGGATCGGGTCACCGCCGCTGGCGCTCCACGCTGGAACTGAGTCAGGACGAAGCTGAGACCGAACAACCAATCAGACGCTCCCGTAAGCCTCGCCCACCGCCCTGTGTCTACAGCCAGCCGGCACCGCATATCCATACCCGCGAAGACCCGCCGGGAGAGTCCGAGTCCAGCCTGAGCGAGGCCGAATCGCCCGCCTCCAGCTCGCTGTCCAGTGACTCTGACGAGAGCGGCGGATTGGTGTGGCCGCAGCAGCTGGCTCCGCCTTCTCCACCCGGAAACACCCTGCAGCCCAAAGCCTTTGTGAAGATCAAAGCCTCGCATGCGCTCAAGAAGAAGATCCTGAGGTTCAGAACCGGGTCACTCAAAGTCATGACCACcgtatgagacacacacacgcacgtcATTACCACATGAGCCACActcacaaagacacacacatgcacaagtCATGACCACCATATGAGcgacaagcacacacacacgcactcactcactcacgcactcacacacacacacacacttattccTGTTGAATATCTTGTGTGTTTTGGctaattcagttcagtttcgTTTTGCTCAACCCTGATCCCCAGTACGCAGTGATGTTCATTCTAGGATGGAGACACTTTACCGTTTGTTTGGGCAGAAATAGAGGACGATAGACTGAGTGCAACTCAACACACCTTTACGACACTCATGGCGTAAGATGCTGAAAAAACAGCAGCCAAACATCTGACGTCCGTCTGCATTGACCAACACTTTAACATATCACAGATAAACCGAGATGAATCACGACAATGATGATGTCACACATGTAAATGTCTGTAAATGTTCCCTGTATTTAAACCTGTAAATAAAAACCTCTTCGTAATGATATGCTAATGTCGCGATGAAACGGAAGTAGCCTCCATATTCTGACGTACATTCGAGTGTTATGGATTATTGATAAAGAATCAATGTATTCTATGCATTGATTGTTGATTGACTGTTGCGATGTGGGCGTGGCTCTCAACAGTTTATGCAGATGAGCGTGAGCTGGCAGGGGCGGAGTTTAAGCgcactaaatgattggagaatcCTATAATCACTGGAAGATCTAGTTTGAATTTAACATTACGaggtcaaaaaaaataaaacatgcacagaTTAATTCTTCACAAAGATCTATAATAggcatttaaaaattaaatatggtgaattttcatttcatgccaactttaaagaTCCAAATGACTGTTGTGCGGTAACTGTAGAGATTCCTGAGTTTTGCTGATGTATGATTTGATCTCCTGTTCAATCCTCTGCGAAGGGAAAGTGCTTGTGAAACGGCAGGAATGTTTATTTGGAGAGATTGTGAAAGCATCAGTGTTTGCTGTGTCAGAGTTCAGCGGCATTTCTGCCTTGTGCGTTTCTTGAACAGTGAAGCTGCGGTACGTTCACATAAACAC
The DNA window shown above is from Ctenopharyngodon idella isolate HZGC_01 chromosome 10, HZGC01, whole genome shotgun sequence and carries:
- the dact3a gene encoding dapper homolog 3, which encodes MFRLFSLAAAERSRQKQRLELSLAGICELELLKRRHEALIISALALHTPEPEPESPARPHDDSNPRFPPPDASWSLMKLLQHQVGELKVDADSCAVEPLTDAGDGRHSSGSEQTEGPCLLGPSDFARPVRLSERPKSVGDVFVGRELNGSVRAPVPRSLSAPHPPLEGIGEEEPWVWQPGDDADDEPTAEDYRQAQRVETYILGLIQRRSPPARPNKPRTSLGPETRVIRQSSISRKEPAYVQWADDEQQCSVRYPRPVLAGIRSTSLDFPSSSEAESPQHVYQHAHSPSSDELVNAQYIPAQPCRAQAYKAPKAGRSPERKPRAALKKCRFTEEKIVPKKPGRKACRAQSENNLRGVSERKYNTAERNVTPKTRRGSGHRRWRSTLELSQDEAETEQPIRRSRKPRPPPCVYSQPAPHIHTREDPPGESESSLSEAESPASSSLSSDSDESGGLVWPQQLAPPSPPGNTLQPKAFVKIKASHALKKKILRFRTGSLKVMTTV